In one window of Nicotiana tabacum cultivar K326 chromosome 12, ASM71507v2, whole genome shotgun sequence DNA:
- the LOC107828701 gene encoding uncharacterized protein LOC107828701, producing MRRISGIAAICRAMDGAAAVSVPQYRTSTVARYSASSSKYSVRSNWYQPTRTAAHAVAGSVLFSVAATTLTEEVHAKEAVPPELRPKDIVLYQYEACPFCNKVKAFLDYYDIAYKIIEVNPISKKEIKWSDYQKVPIVIVDGETLLDSSDIIDKLFEKVRPVDSTSDADEESKWRKWVDNHLVHVLAPNIYRTTSEALESFEYITSHGNFGFTERFTVKYGGAASMYFVSKRLKKKYNITDERAALYEAAETWVDALKGRDFLGGSKPNLADLAVYGVLRPIRYLKSGRDMVENTHIGDWYSRMESAVGVSARIQA from the exons ATGAGGAGGATTAGTGGAATCGCCGCCATATGCCGGGCCATGGACGGTGCTGCTGCCGTGTCAGTTCCGCAGTACAGGACGTCTACTGTGGCTCGGTACAGCGCGAGCAGCAGCAAATACTCTGTCAGGTCTAATTGGTATCAACCTACTAGAACCGCCGCTCACGCTGTCGCCGGATCAGTGCTTTTCTCGGTGGCGGCTACCACCTTGACCGAGGAAGTCCACGCTAAAGAAGCAGTGCCTCCGGAATTACGCCCTAAGGAtattgttctttatcagtatgaAGCTTGTCCATTTTGCAACAAGGTTAAAG CATTCCTTGACTACTATGACATCGCGTACAAGATCATTGAGGTCAACCCCATCAGCAAAAAAGAAATCAAGTGGTCTGATTACCAGAAAGTCCCTATTGTGATAGTTGATGGTGAAACTCTGCTGGACTCATCAG atattattgataaattattCGAGAAGGTTCGTCCTGTTGATTCTACCTCGGATGCTGATGAAGAAAGCAAATGGCGCAA GTGGGTGGATAATCACTTGGTGCATGTCTTAGCACCCAACATATATCGAACTACCTCAGAAGCTCTAGAATCATTCGAGTACATCACTAGTCATG GTAATTTCGGCTTTACGGAAAGATTTACCGTCAAGTATGGTGGTGCTGCATCCATGTATTTTGTTTCAAAGAGATTGAAGAAGAAGTATAATATTACCGATGAGCGTGCAGCCCTGTATGAAGCTGCAGAAACATGGGTTGATGCTCTGAAGGGCCGAGATTTTCTTG GTGGCTCTAAACCAAACTTGGCTGATCTTGCTGTATATGGCGTTTTGAGACCCATCCGCTACCTGAAATCTGGTAGAGACATGGTGGAGAACACACATATCGGTGATTGGTACTCTCGAATGGAAAGTGCAGTAGGTGTGTCTGCTAGAATTCAAGCTTGA
- the LOC107828700 gene encoding uncharacterized protein LOC107828700 has protein sequence MSRCFPYPPPGYSLNTAANNEALIESIKLQREREIAKAEKKKEKKREKKEKRREEKKAKKESSNPGFDKATHESKGMYLFKCLEDEAEQLEREKKEKKQKRREEKKAKKESSNPGFDKATHESKGMYLFKCLEDEAEQLERSNLTEEHGQAVCSQNSSCSSDSTQNSNKRKRPASPSHGNIQAHGSIIRIRLSKKDGQGKTSTAKEKQLRKPAQKDVEVTVRTSVERANPLLKATNNQGCPSPSVLEPSPSTSGWRDCVAVDKAATASCSKAHENSIEFQYRNLIENWLPPSLQTEHLDVDDEAWLFQRKPKHTRVGEKSAVSKEVSNDSTCGSSALWPRAQYIHDAELYALPFTVPF, from the exons ATGTCTCGGTGCTTCCCATACCCACCACCTGGCTATTCGCTGAATACAGCAGCCAATAATGAAGCCTTGATCGAATCGATTAAG CTCCAAAGGGAGAGGGAGATAGCTAAAGcagaaaagaagaaggagaagaagagggaaaagaaagaaaagagaagagaagagaagaaggCAAAGAAGGAGTCAAGTAATCCTGGATTTGACAAAGCCACTCATGAGTCCAAAGGAATGTACTTGTTTAAATGTCTAGAAGACGAAGCTGAACAGTTGGAgagggaaaagaaagaaaagaaacagaagagaagagaagagaagaaggCAAAGAAGGAGTCAAGTAATCCTGGATTTGACAAAGCCACTCATGAGTCCAAAGGAATGTACTTGTTTAAATGTCTAGAAGACGAAGCTGAACAGTTGGAGAGGAGCAATCTCACTGAGGAACATGGACAGGCTGTGTGCTCACAGAATTCCAGCTGCTCATCTGACAGCACCCAGAATAGCAATAAAAGGAAGAGGCCTGCCTCACCTTCACATGGCAACATACAGGCACACG GTAGCATTATCCGCATTCGGTTGTCTAAAAAGGATGGGCAAGGTAAGACATCAACTGCCAAGGAGAAGCAGTTGCGAAAACCAGCCCAAAAAGATGTAGAAGTTACAGTCAGGACAAGTGTAGAGAGAGCCAATCCTTTGCTGAAAGCAACCAACAATCAAGGTTGTCCGTCCCCATCAGTTTTAGAGCCAAGTCCATCCACGTCTGGGTGGAGAGACTGTGTTGCTGTAGACAAGGCGGCAACTGCATCATGCTCCAAAGCGCATGAGAACAGCATAGAATTTCAGTACAGGAATTTGATAGAGAACTGGCTTCCACCAAGTCTTCAAACTGAGCATCTTGACGTTGACGATGAAGCATGGCTGTTTCAAAGAAAACCTAAGCATACTCGAGTTGGAGAAAAAAGTGCAGTCAGCAAAGAAGTCAGCAATGATTCAACATGTGGAAGCTCTGCATTATGGCCACGGGCGCAATACATTCATGATGCTGAGTTGTATGCATTGCCCTTCACAGTTCCCTTTTGA